The following are encoded together in the Candidatus Omnitrophota bacterium genome:
- the purU gene encoding formyltetrahydrofolate deformylase — translation MVLLLQCGDQKGIVAKVSDFIFRNDGNIITANQHTTDPAKGHFSMRVEFEIDSANKDILEFKNEFSRIADSFGAKWQMHDKSRILNMGILVSKPDHCLVDLLYLVKSGELPVNIPFVISNYENHRSLAEQYHIPFYYVAANKSNRQEDKILALANNSDFLVLARYMLVLSKNFLSSYAKDIINIHHGFLPSFKGANPYRQALDRGVKVIGATAHFVNEDLDDGPIISQSVEYISHNDDLTSLIRKGKNLEKRALSSAISSYIDYRIIRLGNKTIVF, via the coding sequence ATGGTTTTATTATTACAGTGCGGTGACCAGAAGGGAATAGTGGCTAAAGTTTCAGATTTTATCTTCAGGAATGACGGCAATATAATAACCGCTAATCAGCATACTACCGATCCTGCCAAAGGTCATTTTTCAATGCGCGTAGAGTTTGAGATCGACTCAGCAAATAAAGATATCCTGGAATTTAAAAATGAATTCAGCCGGATTGCGGATAGTTTCGGCGCCAAATGGCAGATGCACGATAAGAGCCGGATACTGAATATGGGTATATTAGTATCTAAACCCGACCATTGCCTCGTTGATTTATTGTATCTTGTTAAATCAGGTGAGTTGCCTGTAAATATACCGTTTGTCATCAGTAACTATGAAAACCACAGGAGCTTAGCAGAGCAGTACCATATACCTTTTTATTATGTTGCGGCAAACAAAAGCAATAGGCAGGAGGATAAGATCCTTGCCCTTGCTAATAACTCGGATTTCCTGGTTTTGGCCAGGTACATGCTGGTATTATCAAAGAATTTCTTATCCAGTTATGCAAAGGATATAATAAATATCCACCACGGTTTTCTTCCTTCATTTAAGGGAGCTAATCCTTACCGCCAGGCCCTTGATAGGGGGGTCAAGGTTATCGGCGCAACGGCCCATTTTGTTAATGAGGACCTTGATGACGGACCGATAATAAGCCAATCCGTAGAATACATTTCACATAATGATGATTTAACCAGCCTTATCAGAAAAGGCAAGAACCTGGAGAAAAGGGCTTTATCATCAGCGATAAGCAGCTATATAGATTACCGGATAATCAGGCTTGGGAATAAAACAATTGTTTTCTAA
- a CDS encoding DUF2157 domain-containing protein encodes MVSKAWVKKLYEETKNWVSQGIIDSSQESRIRSFYSSRPEYNRLINTVISLGSILIGLGIILFIASNWQKIPKLSKVLIIFSAITLFHLASYYFRYIKDRYLGLSEGFLIIGSFAFGAGIWLIAQIYQIHYNFSAGILFWIIGILPIVFICRSWTVLSLSSLLSLIWLFSYQAYYYEREAYGVFLLLAVLVWLSYYIKQRFSLFISIAIVFYWIIHFWMIKCENLAYAGLSAQIMLVSVLSFFGFLLYALGMQHEKLKNFNIFAFLYKFIGVLIICISAYSLTFSHHYDNYIGLGCKPVFNILLVFFVLLPLALLHKMSKAEDPNDAKESGYVLMLLCVSALGMCLGLTFPKTTSWFYNLALLLNIFVLMYLSFLRHSEGVFRLIIIIFFIDVLSRYFDTLWKMMPRSLLFMLGGVILIVGSILADNARRKIEAKMHRG; translated from the coding sequence ATGGTTTCAAAAGCATGGGTAAAAAAGCTTTATGAGGAGACCAAGAACTGGGTGAGTCAGGGGATAATTGACTCTTCCCAGGAGAGCCGCATCCGCAGTTTTTATTCCAGCCGTCCTGAATATAACCGTTTAATCAATACAGTAATATCGTTAGGTTCAATCCTCATTGGTTTAGGTATAATCCTTTTTATAGCCTCAAACTGGCAAAAAATACCTAAATTATCAAAGGTGCTGATTATCTTTTCGGCGATTACGCTATTTCATCTGGCAAGCTACTATTTCAGGTATATAAAAGACAGGTATCTTGGCTTAAGCGAAGGCTTCTTAATAATAGGTTCATTTGCGTTCGGGGCAGGTATATGGCTTATAGCCCAGATCTATCAAATACACTATAATTTTTCAGCCGGAATATTATTCTGGATAATCGGTATATTGCCAATTGTTTTTATCTGCCGTTCATGGACAGTGTTAAGCCTTTCTTCGCTTCTTAGCCTTATATGGCTTTTTTCCTACCAGGCTTATTATTATGAACGGGAGGCCTACGGAGTCTTTCTTTTGCTGGCTGTTTTAGTGTGGTTGTCATATTATATCAAGCAGAGATTCTCTTTGTTTATTTCTATAGCCATTGTTTTTTACTGGATAATACATTTTTGGATGATCAAATGTGAAAACCTGGCTTACGCCGGGCTTAGCGCTCAGATCATGCTGGTAAGTGTTTTAAGTTTTTTTGGTTTTTTGCTTTATGCCCTGGGTATGCAGCATGAAAAGCTTAAGAACTTTAATATCTTTGCTTTTTTGTATAAATTTATCGGAGTCTTGATTATTTGTATAAGCGCCTATTCTCTTACTTTTTCACACCATTATGATAATTATATCGGTTTAGGGTGCAAGCCGGTATTCAATATCCTGCTTGTGTTTTTTGTTTTACTTCCCCTGGCCTTACTACACAAGATGTCCAAGGCTGAAGACCCTAATGATGCAAAAGAATCAGGCTACGTCCTCATGCTGTTGTGTGTTTCAGCCCTGGGTATGTGTTTGGGCCTGACATTTCCAAAAACAACTTCCTGGTTTTATAATCTTGCCTTATTGCTTAATATATTCGTTCTGATGTATCTTAGTTTCTTAAGGCACAGCGAAGGGGTATTCCGCCTGATAATAATTATATTCTTCATTGATGTGCTTAGCAGGTATTTCGATACGTTATGGAAAATGATGCCCAGGTCATTATTATTTATGCTGGGAGGGGTTATCTTAATAGTCGGGTCTATACTTGCGGATAATGCAAGAAGGAAAATAGAAGCAAAAATGCACCGGGGTTAA
- a CDS encoding radical SAM protein codes for MKIVFIEPRSSEANVYSKLAMPLLGPVYLGTILRDRGHEVTIYKEDICMPDYSKLEADVIGISILTSTAKRGYEIAKRFPREKVVIGGIHASLLPEEASQYARQVVIGEGENIIVDVIEGRNKDRLVYGSAVEDLDSLPFPDFSLIKGYRRASAVTLVSTSRGCPFDCSFCAVTKLFGRKYRFRSAESVIRELKLRRNNTLFFCDDNFAAHPKRTLALLRFMLGERLRNWACQVRCDVTKNDKLLGLMARAGCKVVCVGIESVNELSLKAYDKKQTVADISDSLAAFHKKKIKVHGMFVLGGDNDDTKTVWDTIRFARKHRIDTMQMCALTPFPGTKVFDELEKEGRIFTKDWSLYDGQHVVFKPKLISAKELQHELIKGYTKFYSLSRSIALLLKLRLRNAVFNLIGYVVIKDWKKANRDMSWLVE; via the coding sequence ATGAAGATAGTATTTATTGAACCGCGTTCATCCGAGGCAAATGTTTATAGTAAACTTGCTATGCCTCTTCTGGGGCCCGTCTATCTTGGGACGATCCTCAGAGACAGGGGGCACGAAGTTACTATATATAAGGAAGATATATGCATGCCGGATTACAGTAAGCTTGAGGCAGATGTTATAGGTATATCAATCCTTACTTCTACTGCTAAGCGGGGATATGAAATCGCTAAGAGATTCCCTAGGGAGAAGGTGGTAATTGGAGGAATACATGCCAGCCTTCTGCCTGAGGAAGCCAGCCAGTATGCCCGCCAGGTAGTAATAGGCGAAGGCGAAAATATAATAGTTGATGTAATTGAGGGCAGGAATAAAGACAGATTAGTTTATGGCAGTGCAGTTGAAGACCTTGATAGCCTTCCTTTTCCGGATTTTTCATTGATTAAAGGATACAGAAGGGCTTCTGCAGTTACCTTGGTTTCTACTTCTAGAGGGTGCCCGTTTGATTGCAGTTTTTGTGCGGTAACCAAGCTATTCGGGCGTAAATACCGTTTCCGCAGCGCAGAGAGCGTAATTAGAGAGCTTAAATTACGCAGAAACAATACATTATTTTTCTGCGATGATAATTTTGCTGCGCATCCAAAAAGGACACTTGCCCTGCTTAGATTCATGTTAGGTGAAAGATTAAGGAATTGGGCATGCCAGGTACGCTGCGATGTGACAAAAAACGATAAGCTCTTGGGGCTGATGGCCCGGGCAGGGTGTAAAGTAGTCTGCGTAGGCATAGAATCAGTCAATGAACTTAGCCTTAAAGCATACGATAAAAAGCAGACAGTGGCAGATATCTCCGATTCGCTTGCCGCATTCCATAAGAAAAAAATCAAGGTTCACGGTATGTTTGTCTTAGGCGGAGATAATGATGATACAAAGACTGTCTGGGATACGATAAGATTCGCAAGAAAACATAGGATAGACACTATGCAGATGTGCGCACTGACCCCTTTTCCCGGTACAAAAGTTTTTGATGAGCTGGAAAAAGAGGGGCGCATATTTACAAAAGACTGGAGCCTTTATGACGGCCAGCATGTGGTATTTAAGCCAAAGTTGATATCCGCCAAAGAGCTGCAGCATGAACTTATTAAAGGTTACACTAAATTTTATTCCCTCTCAAGATCGATAGCCCTCCTTTTAAAACTACGCTTGCGCAATGCTGTATTTAACCTCATCGGTTACGTGGTAATAAAGGATTGGAAGAAGGCAAACCGCGATATGTCGTGGTTGGTCGAATAA
- a CDS encoding cold shock domain-containing protein, with amino-acid sequence MHTGKIKKLVRDRGFGFISDNDGRELFFHQSGLVDAKFDTLTEDQEVTFEVEKSDKGPRAVTINIVK; translated from the coding sequence ATGCATACAGGTAAAATAAAGAAGCTGGTCCGTGACAGGGGTTTCGGGTTCATAAGTGATAATGACGGCAGAGAATTGTTCTTTCATCAGAGCGGGCTCGTAGACGCTAAATTCGATACCTTAACTGAGGACCAGGAAGTCACATTTGAAGTAGAGAAATCCGATAAAGGCCCGAGAGCAGTAACTATTAATATCGTAAAATAA
- a CDS encoding cold-shock protein, with protein MARGKVKWFSNQKGYGFITPESGSDVFVHHTAIQGDGYKTLAEGQEVEFDIEKGPKGEQAVRVVKL; from the coding sequence ATGGCTAGAGGTAAAGTAAAGTGGTTTTCGAACCAAAAAGGTTATGGCTTTATTACTCCTGAATCAGGAAGTGATGTATTCGTACATCATACCGCAATTCAGGGCGATGGCTATAAGACTCTTGCAGAAGGTCAGGAAGTAGAGTTTGATATCGAAAAGGGACCAAAGGGAGAGCAAGCTGTCAGAGTAGTAAAATTATAA
- a CDS encoding DUF190 domain-containing protein, with amino-acid sequence MKLPEEGMLLRVFVGESDVYEGKPLYEYIVCKARELNLAGATVIRGIIGFGADSRLHSAKVLRLSEDLPVVIEIVDTDANLNKLLPFLDDCVVEGLITLEKARVIKYRHK; translated from the coding sequence ATGAAGCTCCCGGAAGAAGGCATGCTTTTGAGGGTATTTGTAGGCGAGTCCGACGTTTATGAGGGGAAACCTCTTTATGAATACATAGTTTGTAAAGCAAGAGAATTGAATTTGGCAGGCGCAACTGTTATTCGCGGTATTATTGGTTTTGGCGCCGATAGCAGGTTGCATTCGGCAAAAGTCCTCCGTCTTTCAGAAGACCTCCCGGTTGTAATCGAGATTGTAGATACAGATGCAAATCTTAATAAACTCCTGCCTTTTCTGGATGATTGCGTAGTCGAGGGCCTTATTACTCTTGAAAAAGCAAGGGTTATCAAATATAGGCATAAATAA
- the crcB gene encoding fluoride efflux transporter CrcB: MLRFFVIATGGAIGTLLRYVISGIDYKFSGAVFPYGTLVVNLSGSLVIGFLWGVFERIAVSPNIRLFIFIGILGGFTTFSTFSLENLNLLRDSQYRLMIINIFFTNALGIILVVTGFLSARLLLTLID, encoded by the coding sequence ATGTTGAGGTTTTTTGTTATTGCAACAGGCGGAGCGATAGGGACCCTATTGCGTTATGTTATTTCAGGCATTGATTATAAGTTTTCTGGTGCTGTTTTCCCTTACGGGACGCTGGTAGTCAATCTTTCAGGTTCATTAGTAATAGGATTCTTATGGGGCGTTTTTGAGCGCATAGCGGTTTCTCCAAATATAAGGCTATTTATATTTATCGGTATTCTAGGCGGATTTACCACTTTCTCTACATTCAGTTTGGAGAACTTGAATCTTCTAAGAGACAGCCAATACCGGCTAATGATTATTAATATTTTTTTTACTAATGCCCTAGGTATTATTTTGGTAGTTACCGGATTTTTGTCTGCGAGATTATTGCTGACTTTAATAGATTAA
- a CDS encoding carbamoyl-phosphate synthase large subunit, producing MPRRKDIKKVLIIGSGPIIIGQACEFDYSGTQACKALREEGYEIVLVNSNPATIMTDPGMADRTYIEPLTVESVSNIIERERPDALLPNLGGQTGLNLASALHKSGVLDKFKVKIIGVKADAIERGEDREVFKDTMKKLDIPVPRSKICHSEEEALKISQELGYPVVVRPAYTLGGTGGGIAYNNEDLVVLVNRGINASLIHQVLIEEAVIGWEELELEVVRDEQNKKITVCFIENIDAMGVHTGDSFCVAPMLTVPQSLQKKMQELSYKIVDAIGVVGGTNIQFAHNPKDDRLVVIEINPRTSRSSALASKATGFPIARISAKLASGLNLNEMPYWRKGTLDNYEPWGDYVVIKFARWAFEKFRQAKDILGTQMKAVGEVMSIAKSFKEGFGKSIRSLETNRYGLGFAKDFNTLSLEDLKLKLAFPSSERVFLMYEALRKGIGVVELNKITHIGKWFIQEMKEMVDFEQDMLDAGWKGLSDKELKKAKEWGFSDKYLAKIFNIKEADVRKRRKKVVGNARFEAVPVSGVKDAAYYYSTYSSGKDLVPVSDKKKVLILGGGPNRIGQGIEFDYTCVHAAFALRDEGYESIMINCNPETVSTDYDTSNKLYFEPLTVEDVLTIWEKEKPLGAIVQFGGQTPLNIAGELEQCGVKILGTSTKSISFAEDRELFRQKMIELKIRQTEGATAFSLDEAIAIAGKIGYPVMVRPSFVLGGRGMEIIYDEKMLAKYAKEAIQVSPEYPMLIDRFLANATECEVDALCDGEQTFVAAVMEHIEHAGIHSGDSACTIPSRTLKARHLKTIEEWTSKIARELKVVGFINIQFAICEDEVYILEANPRASRTVPFVAKTTGIPLARIATLLMMGKKISDFPELAQKALPYVTVKEAVFPFNMFPEVDPVLGPEMRATGEVMGIDKDFGMAFFKAQESAGTRLPTEGNVLVTVNDKDKDELLLIAGKLSNMGFRLLATENTHNFLMSKGLESVLIKKLHEGRPNIADAVKNKEINLIVNTPAGRMSVYDDSYIRMLAIQYKIPYVTTMSAARATVDGIESVRKMSSKPQSLQEYHESLKQARVKETVV from the coding sequence ATGCCAAGAAGAAAAGACATAAAGAAGGTTTTAATAATAGGCTCGGGACCTATTATAATAGGACAGGCGTGTGAATTTGATTATTCCGGTACACAGGCTTGCAAGGCTCTGCGCGAGGAAGGCTACGAGATTGTATTAGTTAATTCAAACCCCGCCACCATCATGACTGACCCGGGTATGGCTGACAGGACTTATATTGAACCTCTTACCGTAGAAAGTGTCAGTAATATTATTGAAAGAGAGCGGCCGGATGCATTATTGCCGAATTTGGGTGGACAGACGGGTTTAAACCTGGCATCCGCTTTGCATAAATCAGGTGTGCTTGATAAATTTAAAGTTAAAATCATCGGAGTTAAGGCGGACGCGATTGAACGCGGTGAAGATCGTGAGGTATTCAAAGATACAATGAAAAAACTTGATATACCCGTACCGCGCTCAAAGATATGCCATTCCGAAGAAGAGGCATTAAAGATTTCTCAGGAGCTTGGGTATCCGGTTGTTGTGCGCCCGGCCTATACGCTTGGAGGGACCGGCGGCGGAATCGCTTATAATAACGAGGACCTGGTAGTATTGGTTAACCGCGGGATAAACGCAAGCCTCATCCATCAGGTTTTAATAGAGGAAGCGGTTATCGGCTGGGAAGAGCTGGAATTGGAAGTGGTCCGTGATGAGCAAAACAAAAAGATTACGGTTTGTTTCATCGAAAATATTGACGCAATGGGGGTTCATACCGGAGACAGCTTTTGCGTAGCGCCGATGCTCACTGTCCCGCAGTCTTTACAGAAGAAAATGCAGGAACTTTCATATAAAATAGTTGACGCAATTGGGGTAGTCGGCGGCACGAACATTCAATTTGCCCATAATCCGAAGGACGACCGACTGGTGGTAATAGAGATTAATCCGCGTACTTCGCGTTCATCTGCGCTTGCTTCCAAGGCAACAGGGTTTCCTATTGCCCGCATTTCAGCTAAACTGGCTTCGGGGCTTAACCTTAATGAAATGCCGTACTGGAGAAAAGGGACATTGGATAATTACGAACCTTGGGGGGATTATGTTGTTATAAAATTTGCGCGTTGGGCTTTTGAGAAATTCCGCCAGGCAAAAGATATACTTGGTACCCAGATGAAGGCAGTTGGCGAAGTGATGAGTATCGCTAAATCATTCAAGGAGGGGTTCGGTAAATCAATACGTTCCCTTGAGACAAACAGGTATGGTTTGGGATTTGCTAAAGATTTCAACACTTTGTCTTTGGAAGACTTGAAGCTCAAGCTGGCTTTTCCTTCCAGTGAGAGGGTTTTTCTGATGTATGAAGCCTTGCGTAAAGGCATAGGCGTGGTTGAGCTGAACAAAATAACTCATATAGGAAAATGGTTTATACAAGAGATGAAAGAAATGGTAGATTTTGAGCAGGATATGCTTGACGCGGGCTGGAAAGGTTTAAGCGATAAAGAGTTAAAAAAAGCTAAAGAGTGGGGGTTTAGCGATAAATATCTTGCGAAGATTTTCAATATCAAAGAAGCCGACGTCCGTAAACGCAGGAAAAAAGTTGTAGGGAACGCCCGTTTCGAGGCTGTGCCTGTTAGCGGCGTAAAAGATGCCGCTTATTATTATTCTACTTATTCTTCCGGTAAGGACCTTGTGCCTGTTTCTGATAAGAAGAAGGTGCTTATTCTGGGCGGCGGGCCTAACCGCATAGGCCAGGGTATCGAATTTGATTATACATGCGTTCATGCAGCTTTTGCCCTGCGCGATGAAGGCTATGAATCGATTATGATTAATTGTAATCCCGAAACAGTATCAACCGATTACGATACTTCCAATAAACTGTATTTTGAACCTTTGACAGTTGAGGATGTCCTGACTATATGGGAAAAAGAAAAGCCGCTCGGGGCTATTGTGCAATTTGGCGGACAGACGCCCCTTAATATCGCCGGCGAACTTGAGCAATGCGGAGTGAAAATATTAGGTACCAGCACAAAAAGCATCTCTTTCGCTGAAGACAGGGAATTATTCAGGCAGAAGATGATTGAGTTAAAGATCCGCCAGACAGAAGGAGCAACAGCCTTTTCTTTGGATGAAGCTATAGCCATTGCAGGTAAAATTGGCTATCCGGTGATGGTGAGGCCATCTTTTGTTTTGGGCGGCAGGGGGATGGAGATAATCTATGACGAAAAGATGCTGGCTAAATATGCCAAGGAAGCTATCCAGGTAAGCCCGGAGTACCCAATGCTTATCGACCGTTTTCTTGCTAATGCTACAGAGTGCGAGGTAGATGCCCTTTGTGACGGGGAGCAGACATTTGTAGCGGCGGTAATGGAGCATATTGAACACGCTGGTATACATTCAGGAGATTCCGCCTGCACTATACCTTCCCGTACTTTAAAAGCCAGGCATTTAAAAACAATCGAAGAATGGACCAGCAAAATTGCCCGCGAGCTTAAGGTCGTAGGTTTTATAAATATCCAATTTGCTATCTGTGAAGATGAAGTTTATATCCTGGAGGCTAATCCCCGGGCGTCAAGGACTGTCCCTTTTGTAGCCAAGACCACAGGTATTCCGCTTGCACGTATTGCTACGCTTCTGATGATGGGCAAGAAAATAAGTGATTTCCCTGAGCTTGCGCAAAAAGCTTTGCCCTATGTTACAGTTAAGGAAGCAGTGTTTCCTTTCAATATGTTTCCTGAGGTCGATCCCGTGTTGGGGCCGGAGATGCGCGCGACAGGAGAAGTTATGGGTATTGACAAGGATTTTGGCATGGCTTTCTTTAAAGCCCAGGAATCAGCAGGGACAAGGCTTCCTACAGAAGGCAATGTTTTGGTGACGGTTAATGATAAAGATAAGGATGAGCTTCTGCTTATCGCCGGTAAATTATCTAATATGGGATTCAGGTTACTGGCAACAGAAAATACCCACAATTTCCTCATGAGTAAGGGCCTGGAATCTGTATTAATCAAGAAGCTTCATGAAGGCCGGCCGAATATAGCAGATGCGGTAAAAAATAAAGAGATTAACCTTATCGTCAATACCCCTGCAGGTCGAATGAGTGTTTACGATGACAGCTATATACGTATGCTTGCTATCCAGTATAAGATACCTTATGTAACTACAATGTCTGCAGCCAGGGCAACAGTAGACGGTATTGAATCGGTTAGGAAAATGTCCTCTAAGCCGCAATCCTTACAGGAGTATCACGAATCATTGAAACAGGCGAGGGTAAAAGAAACAGTTGTATGA
- a CDS encoding bifunctional methionine sulfoxide reductase B/A protein, producing the protein MDSNLRNEKIKIYNAITGKVEIVAKIYKTDQEWKKILTPEQFEVTRLKGTESPFSKVCPIPSKGEEGIYQCVGCGTDLFIYKTKFDSGTGWPSFWEPVSELNVRIKPDNSFGIQRLEVVCARCDAHLGHVFDDGPPPTGKRYCINTLALKLAIIPAKVQTETATFAAGCFWGVEAAFRQLIGKGVISTRVGYTGGHFKNPTYEDVCSGKTGHAEAVEIVYDPAKISYSGLLDIFWDIHDPTALNRQGPDVGTQYRSAIFFHTKGQEMLALESREKLDKSKKFKNPVVTQIVKALEFYPAEDYHQDYYKKHGLKPSCHIR; encoded by the coding sequence ATGGATTCTAATCTCAGGAATGAAAAGATAAAAATTTATAATGCCATAACCGGTAAAGTTGAAATAGTGGCTAAAATCTACAAAACTGACCAGGAATGGAAGAAAATCCTTACTCCTGAGCAATTTGAAGTCACAAGGTTAAAGGGTACAGAATCTCCGTTCAGCAAAGTTTGCCCTATTCCGTCAAAGGGAGAAGAAGGTATCTATCAATGCGTTGGCTGCGGAACAGACCTCTTTATATACAAAACAAAATTTGATTCTGGGACAGGTTGGCCGAGTTTTTGGGAGCCTGTATCAGAGTTGAACGTCCGGATAAAACCCGACAATAGTTTCGGAATCCAGCGTTTAGAAGTTGTTTGTGCAAGGTGCGATGCGCATTTGGGGCATGTTTTTGATGACGGCCCGCCTCCTACAGGCAAGCGTTATTGTATAAATACCTTGGCTTTGAAGCTTGCAATTATACCTGCCAAAGTACAAACAGAGACAGCTACTTTTGCCGCAGGCTGTTTTTGGGGTGTCGAAGCTGCATTCCGCCAGCTTATCGGTAAAGGAGTTATTTCTACCAGGGTAGGTTATACCGGCGGGCATTTCAAGAACCCGACTTATGAAGATGTCTGTTCCGGTAAGACCGGCCATGCTGAGGCAGTTGAGATAGTTTATGATCCCGCCAAAATATCTTATTCCGGGTTACTTGATATCTTTTGGGATATACATGACCCTACTGCTCTTAACAGACAAGGCCCTGATGTTGGAACGCAGTACCGCTCAGCAATATTTTTCCATACAAAAGGACAGGAAATGCTTGCATTGGAATCCAGGGAGAAACTGGATAAATCGAAAAAGTTTAAGAACCCGGTTGTTACCCAGATCGTGAAAGCACTAGAATTCTATCCGGCTGAAGATTACCATCAGGATTATTATAAAAAGCACGGGTTGAAGCCTTCCTGCCATATACGTTGA
- a CDS encoding peptide chain release factor-like protein: protein MVSLEKEKILKEAMLRLGVKEADIVERFIRAQGPGGQNINKVATCVYLRHIPTGIEVKCQEERSQVLNRYRARRILLKKIENRILGKLSEEQKRIEKIRRQKRRRSRRAKIKILEAKRRHSQKKSLRSKVTGIDL from the coding sequence ATGGTATCTTTAGAAAAAGAAAAGATATTAAAAGAAGCTATGCTGCGCCTTGGTGTTAAAGAAGCCGACATCGTTGAGAGATTTATTCGTGCTCAAGGTCCGGGCGGGCAGAATATAAATAAAGTTGCAACCTGCGTGTACCTTCGCCACATACCTACAGGTATTGAAGTCAAGTGCCAGGAGGAGCGCTCTCAGGTTTTAAACCGCTATCGCGCCAGGAGAATTCTTTTAAAAAAAATAGAGAACAGGATTCTTGGCAAACTTTCAGAAGAGCAAAAGCGCATTGAAAAGATCCGGAGGCAGAAACGCAGAAGGTCACGCAGAGCAAAGATAAAAATATTGGAAGCTAAGCGCAGGCATTCTCAAAAGAAATCATTACGTTCTAAAGTCACCGGCATTGATCTTTAG
- a CDS encoding nucleoside deaminase has translation MNEYLKAAIEEAKAGLKEGGIPIGSVIVCNGKIIGRGHNRRIQNRSAILHAEIAALEDAGRMEASEYKKCTLYTTLSPCPMCSGAILLYKIPHVVIGENKTFKGEEELLRSRGVSLEVLQDETCISLMKRFIKDNPRLWSEDIGV, from the coding sequence ATGAATGAGTATCTTAAGGCTGCAATAGAAGAAGCAAAGGCAGGGTTAAAAGAAGGCGGCATACCAATAGGCTCGGTTATCGTTTGTAACGGTAAGATAATCGGCCGCGGGCACAATAGGCGCATCCAGAATCGCAGCGCGATTTTACATGCCGAAATAGCCGCATTAGAAGACGCAGGACGTATGGAGGCGTCCGAATATAAAAAATGTACGCTTTACACAACTCTCTCTCCGTGTCCTATGTGCTCAGGGGCAATACTCCTTTATAAGATCCCTCATGTTGTTATCGGAGAGAATAAGACATTTAAGGGAGAAGAAGAGCTTTTGCGTTCCAGGGGGGTTAGCCTGGAAGTGTTGCAGGATGAAACCTGTATTTCGTTGATGAAGAGATTTATCAAGGATAACCCAAGGCTCTGGAGCGAGGATATCGGAGTATAA